The Streptomyces rimosus genomic interval CGGGCGCGGGACGTGCGGGGCGCGGTCGTACGGGCGCTGGAGCCGGTGTGGACGGGTGCGGGTGGGAGCGAAGGGCCGTCCGGCGGCGGCCGGGCGGGGGAGTGGCGCGAGGTGGAGAAGCTGCTCGGGGGTGAGCTGTCGGGGCTGGTACGGGGCTGGCGGGAGGCTGCCGCGCGCACGTTGCGGCGGGAGGTCGTCGCCGCCGTACGCGGCGCAGCGGGCGACCGCTTCCGGGTACTGCTGCACGCCGACCCGGCCCCGCACCGCTGCGGCGCGAACGTGGGCGCCGACCCGGCGGACGTCCTCGCGGACACCGACGGGGTGGTGGTGCCGTGTACGGGTGACGAGGCGGCCCGTACGGACGCGCTGGCGCCGTTCGCGGAGGTACGGGCGCAGCCGGCCGCGCCCGACGCTCCCGTCCTCGCCGCCAACCTCACCATCGTCACCGCCATGGGCGGCAGCCCCGGCACCCTCGCCGCCGACGCCGCGCACGCCGCCGCCCTCGGCGCCGGCGAACTCCGGCTCTACCACGCGGGCCTGGCCGGTGACGGCGACCTGGCGGCCGTACGGCGCGAGCTGGCAACCGTACGGCGGAATACCGCCCGGAATTCCGTGGCCTGAAATTCCCGTCGAGCGGTGGTGAAAGGGCGAAAACTCGCCGGACGTACGAAATCCCGTCGCACGGTGAATGCGCGGATCACCGCCCCGGGACGCCAACGAAAACCGCCCCGCCCATTCCGGCCGTCCCGTACCGCGCGGTGATCTACTACAACGCGTTCCGTACCGCGGCCCCGTGCCTCACGCGGCATGCCCCGGGCCGCGCACGACCACGACAGACCCTGGAAGGAACGCCATGACACAGCGCATCCTCGACCTCGACCGGGAGGAACTGGCTTCGCTGCGGGGCCGGGAGCTGACCGAGGCGGTCGCGGCGGCGGAGGGCCGCACGATGGTCGCCGAGGTCTTCGCCGAGCGCGCCGCCCTCTCCCCGCACCCAGGCGGCGACGCGGGCGTGCACAACATCGAGCTGGTCTCCGCCTTCGGCGCGGACATCGTCATCCTCAACCTCATCGAGCGGGCCTGGGACGGGGAGTGTCTGCGGCTACCGGGCCTGGGCACGTTCACCAGCTTCGCCGACCTGGCCTCGTACGTGGGACGTCCGATCGGCGTCAACCTCGAACCGGGCGACGTGCCGGAGATCCGCCGGGCCGGGCCCGAGCAGGCCCGACGCTTGGTCGACATGGGCGCCGCCCTGCTCTGTCTGACCGCCAACCCCGGTACCGGCGGCAGCTTCGACGGCCTGGCCCGTGTCACCGGCGAGCTGCGCCGCGCGCTCGGTGACGATGTGGCGCTGTGGTCCGGCAAGATGCACCACGCGGGTCACCCGGAGCGGGTCACCGCCGGGCGGCTGACCGCGCTGGTGGACGCGGGCGCCGACGGCGTCGTCCTGCCGCTGCCCGGCACCATGCCCGGCCTCACCAAGGAGCGGGCGGCCGAGGCGGTCGCCGCCGTGCAGGACGCGGGGGCGGTGGTGATGGGGGCGATCGGTACGAGCCAGGAGGGCGCGCACACCGACATCGTGCCCCAACTGGCGCTGACCGCGAAGGAGATCGGGGTGGACGCGCACCACTTCGGGGACGCCTTCCTGCCGGGCATGTGCGATCCGGAACTGCTCTACGGCTACTCCGTGGCGGTACGCGGCCGTCGCCACACCTGGAACCGGATGGCGCTCAACGGGCGCGGCAACCGCATCCCGGCCTGAGGGGCGGGGCCCGCGGCAGGCGGCTCAGCCACTGCCGTTGTGGTTGCCGCTGCTGTGCGGCACCGGCTTGTGCTTCCCCGGTTCCCGCTTCGTGGCGGTGAGGTGGGCGAAGGCCACCACGTTGCCCAGGTACTCCTGCCGGGCCTTGTTGAAGCCGCCGCCGCAGGTGATCAGCCGTAGTTCGGGGCGGTCGGCCGGGCCGTAGACCTTCTTGTCCGGGAAGTCGTTGCCGTCGTAGACCTCGACGGCGTCGATGGAGAAGACCGCGGTCCGGCCGTCCGCGCGGACCACCTCGATGGTGTGGTTCTTCTTCAGCGCGCCGAGGTTGTAGAAGACCGCGGGACCCGACCGGGTGTCGACGTGGCCGGCGATCAGCGAGGTGCCGGTGGTGCCGGGGGTGGTGCCGTTCTCGTACCAGCCGGCCAGGTTCCTGTCCCCCTCCGGCGGGGTGGCCAGGCTGCCGTTCTCGTCGAGGCCGAGGCCGGTCAGCGGCGCGTTGACGCCGAGCGACGGGATACGGACCCGCAGCGGCCGGGAGGCGGGCATCGGCGGGGGCGGCGGAGCAGGGGTCGCGGACGGCCGGGCGGCCCCGGAACCGGCGAACCCCTGGTCGGCGGAGGGCTGCGGCGGCGGCGCCTGGGCCTCGGCGCCGTGGCCGATCATCCATATGCCGGTGCACATCGCGGCCGCGGTGAGGAGGGCTATCAGGCCCTGGTCACCGCGGAAGCGGCGGGTGGTTCCCATGGCTGTCGGCCTCCGGGGTTGCGTTGCTGCGGACTGCGTCCGGGGTGCGGGACGTGCGGTCGTACGGTCCGGGACGTGCCGGGACGAAGCGGGCGGCGATCACGCCGGATACGCCCCGGCCTCCCGGTCACGGCAGGCGTGTCCGGGAGGTGGGGGCGGCCGGTCCGGCGGTGCCGGTCCAGCGCTGCTGGGCGTACCGGTCAGGCCGAGTCGTCCGCACGACGGCGGCGCACCATCCATACGCCACCGGCGGCGGCCGCCAGCAGTACGCCCACACCCGCGGCGATCTCCGTGGTGTCGGAGCCCTCGCTGGTGGTACCGATGCCGGTCCGGGTCTTGCCGCTCGGGCCGGAGCCGACCCGCACCGTGCCGGTGATCTCCCGGCCGTTGGAGCACTTGCCGCCGATGCCGTAGTTGCCCGCCTTCGTGCTCGACGGCACCCGCAGGGAGCCCTGCACGTTTTCGGTGTGCGTCTGGCCCTTCGAGGACAGGGTGACCTTGCCGGCGCCCAGCGTGCTGGCATCGACGGTGGCCGAGCCGTTCTTCCCGCAGTCACTGCTGTTGAGGTTGACCGAGTTTCCGGCCTTGACCGGGTTCGGGGTCACTTCGATCTTGCCGAAGTCCCCGGCGAACGCGGAGCTCGCGGACAGTCCGAGGGCGGCTATGGACAGGGCGGCACCGGTGAGAACGCGAGTGGATCGCATGACACGAACCTCCACGAAGCGCGGACGCGGCACAGGAGCGCACCGCAAGGGAAGTTGGGGGAGTTCCGCGCCTCCTGAATCCGAGGTAAGCGGCCGGGCGGTCCGGGAGCCTGCTGACGTGGGGTCAGAACTCCCGGCGCTTACCGGCGTGTCGCGCATGATCGGCTACGTTTGGGCAGGTCAGCGGCGAGGCGGCGTTGACGTTCGGTGACCGGGGAAATTGGGATGAACGGGTGACAGCTTTTTCCCGTGGAATGTGATAGTGGCGCTGCGTAATCAGGTGTTACGGAGGGTGCTCGGACGGGTGAACGCGGGGCGTCTCCCGCGCCTCACCCCGGCCGCCTCCCGTACGTGACACCGGCCGCCTCCCGCACCTCACCCCGGCCGCACGAACCCGCTCTCGTACGCCGCGATCACCGCCTGGGTGCGGTCCCGTACCCCCAGCTTGGCCAGCACCCCCGCGACATGCGTCTTGACCGTCGCCGGGCCGACCGCCAGCCGGTCCGCGATCTCCGCGTTCGTCAGGCCCTTGGTCATCAGGCGCAGCACG includes:
- a CDS encoding class F sortase, with the translated sequence MGTTRRFRGDQGLIALLTAAAMCTGIWMIGHGAEAQAPPPQPSADQGFAGSGAARPSATPAPPPPPMPASRPLRVRIPSLGVNAPLTGLGLDENGSLATPPEGDRNLAGWYENGTTPGTTGTSLIAGHVDTRSGPAVFYNLGALKKNHTIEVVRADGRTAVFSIDAVEVYDGNDFPDKKVYGPADRPELRLITCGGGFNKARQEYLGNVVAFAHLTATKREPGKHKPVPHSSGNHNGSG
- a CDS encoding DUF7916 family protein; the protein is MTQRILDLDREELASLRGRELTEAVAAAEGRTMVAEVFAERAALSPHPGGDAGVHNIELVSAFGADIVILNLIERAWDGECLRLPGLGTFTSFADLASYVGRPIGVNLEPGDVPEIRRAGPEQARRLVDMGAALLCLTANPGTGGSFDGLARVTGELRRALGDDVALWSGKMHHAGHPERVTAGRLTALVDAGADGVVLPLPGTMPGLTKERAAEAVAAVQDAGAVVMGAIGTSQEGAHTDIVPQLALTAKEIGVDAHHFGDAFLPGMCDPELLYGYSVAVRGRRHTWNRMALNGRGNRIPA